CTATTGTTTCGCAGCAGCGGCCAAAGCGAGGGAAGTGATGTATTGAGCGGACTCAGCAAGTGGGTCTTCTGCCTCAGCCATTCTTCGCACCAGAGAAGAGCCGACAATCGCCGCATCCGCATGCTCAACAACAGCACTGACATGATCAGGCGTGCTGATACCAAATCCAGCAGCAATTGGGGTCTTGGTGATGGCTCTGAGGCGCAATAGAGGCTGTTTGATATCAGGGGCCTCGGTCTGCTCTCCAGTTAGTCCAGTCCTTGCCAGGAGATAGATGAACCCCGTACTACTTCGTGCAATCTGCTCTAGCCGCTTTTCACTGGTTGTTGCCGAAGCAAGAAGAATCAGGCCCAGTTCATGTTGGTCAGTCATGGCTCGCAAGCGAGGTGCTTGGGTGAGATCGAGATCTGGAACAATCAGGCCATCAAATCCAGCCTTAACTAAGTCGGCAAGAAATGGTTCGGGACCGTGGCGATAGACAAGTGATGAAGAAACCATCGCAATAATGGGGCAACTGACATGGGGACGGGCGGTGGCCACCGCATCCATT
This window of the Phycisphaerales bacterium genome carries:
- the trpA gene encoding tryptophan synthase subunit alpha, which translates into the protein MGLKKIQATFTELNSQSRGGLIPFVTGGYPTLDVTSKVLPVLQQSGASLIEVGFPFSDPIADGPTIAATMAEVLDAGVRISQIMDAVATARPHVSCPIIAMVSSSLVYRHGPEPFLADLVKAGFDGLIVPDLDLTQAPRLRAMTDQHELGLILLASATTSEKRLEQIARSSTGFIYLLARTGLTGEQTEAPDIKQPLLRLRAITKTPIAAGFGISTPDHVSAVVEHADAAIVGSSLVRRMAEAEDPLAESAQYITSLALAAAAKQ